The Spirosoma radiotolerans genome has a window encoding:
- a CDS encoding ATP-binding protein, producing the protein MSIKSKIAAALAFMFAIIVALGGLGAYYLNELSNDSQAILKDNYISLQYASNMQKALAMITDPVERDPDGLSEFEQNLKKQEANITEVGELELTSGLRREFNRIRTGTLDPVIVSHIRQHLFGLDDLNRQAIIRKNEIAKQTAKDALLWLLAVGTLCFLILFSFIINFPGYVANPVRELTRGIKQVAKRNFEERLHIESNDEFGELARSFNLMAQKLDEYEHSSLARVLFEKRRIDTLIQIMSEGIVGMDETKRILFANPVACRLLGVEEAQLIGQYAPDVAASNDLMRTLIQDVMSGNKAEPERNGFLKIYDPGPEGSGLNGAAPEGEGKESYFNRRTHTVEVTPTGEDQPQLAGYVMVLENITPYKELDLAKTNFIATISHELKTPLSSSKMSLKLLEDSRVGALNEEQKALVANVGDDINRLLNLTGELLNMAQVESGQIQLNIQAVAPADIVNYATNALKVASENKHITLAVTAPAGLPIVLADPDKASWVLVNFLSNAIRHSPADGVIEVSARKANTFVEFRVRDYGSGIRPEHQNRVFDRYFKAPNVNGQVNEASTSGTGLGLAISSEFIQSMNGQIGLDTSVTDGAAFFFRLPIDAEPTNTRR; encoded by the coding sequence ATGAGCATTAAAAGCAAAATAGCGGCTGCCCTGGCCTTTATGTTCGCCATTATTGTGGCGCTTGGTGGCTTAGGCGCGTACTATCTGAACGAGCTTTCCAACGATTCGCAGGCCATACTGAAGGATAATTATATTTCGCTCCAGTACGCCAGCAATATGCAGAAGGCCTTGGCGATGATTACGGACCCGGTTGAACGCGACCCCGATGGACTGTCTGAGTTTGAACAAAACCTAAAAAAGCAGGAGGCTAACATTACCGAAGTTGGCGAACTGGAATTGACCAGTGGCCTGCGCCGGGAGTTTAACCGGATACGAACCGGCACGTTGGACCCGGTTATCGTTTCGCACATTCGGCAGCACTTATTTGGGCTCGATGACCTGAACCGGCAGGCCATCATCCGAAAAAATGAAATTGCCAAACAAACGGCCAAAGACGCCCTGTTGTGGTTGCTGGCCGTTGGGACGTTGTGCTTCCTGATCCTGTTTTCGTTTATCATTAATTTCCCCGGTTACGTGGCCAATCCGGTTCGGGAGCTAACGCGCGGGATCAAGCAGGTGGCCAAACGCAACTTTGAAGAGCGCCTGCACATTGAATCCAACGATGAATTTGGTGAGTTGGCCCGCTCGTTCAACTTAATGGCGCAGAAGCTGGACGAATACGAACACTCCAGTCTGGCCAGGGTACTGTTTGAAAAACGCCGGATTGATACGCTCATTCAGATCATGAGCGAAGGCATTGTGGGGATGGACGAAACCAAGCGGATTCTGTTTGCCAACCCGGTGGCCTGCCGCCTGCTGGGCGTCGAGGAAGCGCAGTTGATTGGTCAATATGCCCCCGACGTGGCTGCGTCGAATGACCTGATGCGGACGTTGATTCAGGATGTGATGTCGGGGAACAAAGCCGAGCCCGAACGCAATGGTTTCCTCAAAATCTATGATCCCGGTCCGGAGGGTTCCGGCTTAAACGGGGCCGCTCCAGAAGGGGAGGGGAAAGAAAGTTATTTTAACCGACGGACGCATACGGTGGAAGTGACGCCTACGGGCGAAGATCAGCCCCAACTGGCGGGATATGTGATGGTACTCGAAAACATAACGCCCTACAAAGAGCTGGACCTGGCAAAAACTAACTTCATCGCTACCATCTCGCACGAACTGAAAACGCCCCTGTCGAGCAGTAAGATGAGTCTTAAATTGCTGGAGGACAGTCGGGTAGGTGCCTTGAATGAGGAACAGAAGGCGCTCGTTGCCAATGTTGGTGACGACATAAACCGGCTGCTTAACCTCACTGGCGAACTTCTTAACATGGCGCAGGTTGAATCGGGTCAGATTCAGTTGAACATACAGGCCGTTGCGCCTGCCGACATTGTCAATTATGCCACCAATGCGCTGAAGGTAGCCTCCGAAAATAAACATATTACACTGGCCGTGACCGCACCCGCCGGGCTACCCATTGTGCTGGCCGACCCCGATAAAGCCTCCTGGGTGTTGGTCAATTTTCTGTCAAACGCCATTCGGCACAGCCCTGCCGACGGGGTGATTGAGGTATCGGCGCGCAAGGCCAACACGTTTGTTGAGTTTCGGGTGCGCGATTATGGTTCGGGCATTCGACCGGAGCACCAGAACCGGGTTTTCGACCGCTATTTCAAAGCGCCCAATGTAAATGGGCAGGTCAACGAAGCGTCGACGAGTGGCACGGGGCTTGGGCTGGCTATTTCGAGCGAATTTATTCAGAGCATGAATGGGCAAATTGGGCTAGATACGTCCGTAACGGACGGTGCCGCTTTCTTTTTTCGGCTCCCCATCGACGCCGAACCGACGAACACGCGTAGATAA
- a CDS encoding sensor protein KdpD, producing the protein MSPNDQNAAHFLNLLRQSRRGKFKIYIGMSAGVGKSYRMLQEAHALLRAGIDVKIGFVETHKRAETHALIDGLPIIPRRTLFYRGRELEEMDVQAVLNLHPELVIVDELAHTNIPGSKNEKRWQDVVEILDAGINVVSAVNIQHIESLHASVRTITGIDVTERVPDRVLQMADEVVNIDLTADELITRLKDGKIYERTKVETALNNFFQPERILQLRELALREVATAVERKIETSLPSSVKAKPDRFLAAISSNHEIARRVIRKTARLAAYYNSRWFVLYVQTPDERSDRIKLDVQRHLINNLKVATELGAEVIQVKSSNIVNSIMAEVEKRNVTTVCIGKPHLTLLQIILQTNAFNQLLTKLSGSDTDLIILS; encoded by the coding sequence ATGAGCCCCAACGACCAGAACGCAGCGCATTTTCTAAATCTCCTCCGCCAGTCACGGCGGGGGAAGTTCAAGATTTATATTGGCATGAGTGCGGGCGTGGGCAAATCGTACCGTATGTTGCAGGAAGCGCATGCCCTGCTCCGCGCGGGCATCGACGTCAAGATCGGGTTTGTCGAAACCCACAAACGGGCCGAAACCCACGCGCTGATCGATGGGCTTCCGATCATTCCCCGGCGCACCTTGTTTTATCGCGGGCGGGAACTGGAGGAGATGGATGTGCAGGCCGTTCTCAACCTGCACCCCGAGTTGGTGATTGTGGATGAATTGGCGCACACCAACATCCCCGGCTCGAAGAATGAAAAAAGATGGCAGGACGTTGTCGAGATTTTGGATGCTGGTATCAACGTTGTCAGTGCCGTCAATATTCAGCATATTGAGAGTTTGCATGCATCGGTGCGCACCATTACGGGTATCGATGTGACCGAACGGGTGCCGGATCGGGTGCTGCAAATGGCCGATGAAGTAGTGAACATCGATCTGACCGCCGACGAGCTGATTACGCGGCTTAAAGACGGGAAAATATACGAACGAACAAAGGTTGAAACGGCGCTTAACAACTTTTTTCAGCCCGAGCGGATTCTGCAACTGCGCGAACTGGCACTGCGCGAGGTGGCCACGGCCGTTGAACGGAAAATAGAAACGTCGCTGCCGTCGAGTGTGAAGGCCAAGCCCGATCGTTTTCTGGCCGCCATCAGCTCCAATCATGAAATTGCCCGCCGGGTGATTCGCAAAACAGCGCGACTGGCCGCTTACTATAACTCGCGCTGGTTTGTGCTGTATGTGCAAACCCCGGACGAACGTTCGGATCGCATCAAGCTCGATGTGCAACGCCATTTGATCAACAACCTAAAAGTAGCCACGGAACTCGGGGCTGAGGTTATCCAGGTGAAAAGCAGTAACATCGTCAATAGCATCATGGCTGAAGTAGAGAAACGAAACGTAACAACGGTTTGCATTGGTAAACCACACCTGACGCTGCTCCAGATTATTCTACAAACGAACGCCTTTAACCAGCTTCTCACTAAACTGTCGGGCTCCGATACCGACCTAATCATACTCTCGTAG
- a CDS encoding ThuA domain-containing protein has protein sequence MNRISTVGLVGIVLLLLSMRMAWCQNTAVNWKKVKVLVYTKNGKGYVHDNIPNAVQCIQNLGRQNGFSVDVSDQPTVFTEANLKQYTLLLFPSTNNDVFDTDAQRLAFRRYIEAGGGFVGIHSVMGTERNWDWFKRMIGGTFAWHPKFQKFTIEVIDTKNPSMQGLPKLWQKEDEFYFTKDMSPGPTVIMANDLTTLNQDEPEKVKAFGGSYTKLYPSAWYYNFDGGYTWCTTLGHAKTDYETDTTFIRHIFQGIRYVAGQVTKIDFSKAYADSRDTPIR, from the coding sequence ATGAATCGAATCAGTACCGTAGGACTTGTTGGTATCGTACTGCTGTTGCTTAGTATGCGTATGGCCTGGTGTCAGAACACAGCGGTTAACTGGAAAAAAGTTAAGGTGCTGGTGTACACCAAAAACGGGAAGGGGTATGTACATGATAATATTCCAAACGCCGTTCAGTGCATTCAAAATCTTGGCCGGCAGAATGGCTTCTCGGTCGATGTATCCGACCAGCCCACGGTTTTCACGGAAGCTAATCTAAAGCAATATACACTCCTGCTGTTTCCAAGCACCAACAACGATGTGTTCGATACGGATGCCCAGCGGCTGGCTTTTCGGCGATACATTGAAGCAGGGGGCGGCTTTGTCGGTATTCACTCCGTTATGGGCACCGAGCGCAACTGGGACTGGTTCAAACGGATGATTGGTGGCACCTTCGCCTGGCATCCGAAATTTCAGAAATTTACCATTGAGGTGATCGATACGAAAAATCCGTCCATGCAGGGCCTACCCAAATTGTGGCAAAAGGAGGATGAATTCTATTTCACCAAAGACATGTCGCCCGGCCCAACGGTCATTATGGCCAATGACTTGACGACCCTCAATCAGGACGAGCCCGAAAAAGTAAAAGCCTTTGGGGGCTCCTATACCAAACTTTACCCCTCAGCCTGGTACTACAATTTCGATGGGGGCTATACCTGGTGCACGACCCTGGGCCACGCTAAAACCGATTATGAAACCGATACGACCTTCATCCGACATATTTTTCAGGGAATTCGGTACGTAGCCGGACAGGTCACGAAAATTGATTTCAGCAAAGCCTACGCAGATTCCCGGGATACTCCCATTCGGTAA
- the kdpB gene encoding potassium-transporting ATPase subunit KdpB codes for MAKQNSSPSLFQRDLISTAVRESFVKLSPAILIKNPVMFTVEIGTVVMVLVTAYIAITGDTTQGSLAYNVSITFILLLTILFANFAEAIAEARGKAQAESLRKTRQETPAKVIRSVGNLYTNEVQMISSAQLVKGDVFLCETGDIIPSDGEIIEGLATIDESAITGESAPVIREAGGDKSSVTGGTKVLSDRIKVQVTTQPGESFLDKMIALVEGATRQKTPNEIALTILLAGFTLIFIIVCVALKPFADYANTPITIAALISLFVCLIPTTIGGLLSAIGIAGMDRALRANVIAKSGRAVETAGDIDTLLLDKTGTITIGNRKATNFYPAPGIPESDMIRASALSSLADETPEGKSIVELARSGNWGPDVTSLLSTDGATLIKFTAETRSSGIDMPSGPNGAPLRIRKGATDSIRNIVTRAGNTFPVETENQAKKIAGNGGTPLVVIENEQVQGVVELQDVIKPGISERFDRLRKMGVKTVMVTGDNPLTAKFIAEKAGVDDYIAEAKPEDKMNYIRHEQTGGKLVAMMGDGTNDAPALAQADVGVAMNSGTQAAKEAGNMVDLDNDPTKLIEVVEIGKQLLITRGTLTTFSIANDVAKYFAIVPALFVVSIPALEAINVMKLHSSESAILSAVIFNAIIIPMLIPLALRGVEYKPIGASALLRRNLFIYGLGGIVAPFVGIKLIDLVVGLFV; via the coding sequence GTCAAACTTAGTCCGGCTATTCTGATCAAGAATCCGGTTATGTTCACCGTCGAAATCGGCACCGTCGTGATGGTGCTGGTAACGGCCTACATCGCCATTACGGGCGATACCACACAGGGGTCACTGGCCTACAATGTGTCGATTACGTTTATTCTGCTGCTCACCATTCTGTTTGCCAACTTTGCCGAGGCCATTGCCGAAGCACGGGGGAAAGCACAGGCCGAATCGCTCCGGAAAACGCGGCAGGAAACACCCGCCAAAGTCATCCGGTCAGTGGGCAACCTGTACACCAACGAAGTACAGATGATCTCGTCGGCACAACTCGTCAAAGGCGACGTGTTTCTCTGCGAAACGGGCGACATTATCCCGTCCGATGGGGAAATCATCGAAGGGCTCGCCACCATCGATGAGTCGGCCATTACGGGCGAATCGGCCCCGGTCATTCGGGAAGCCGGTGGCGACAAATCATCGGTGACGGGCGGTACCAAAGTATTGTCGGACCGCATTAAAGTGCAGGTGACCACCCAGCCCGGCGAATCGTTTCTGGACAAAATGATTGCCCTGGTTGAAGGGGCAACCCGGCAGAAAACGCCCAACGAAATTGCCCTGACGATTCTGCTGGCGGGGTTTACCCTGATCTTTATTATCGTCTGCGTGGCCCTGAAACCCTTTGCCGATTATGCCAATACGCCCATCACCATTGCAGCACTGATTTCGCTCTTCGTCTGCCTGATTCCAACGACCATTGGCGGGTTGCTTTCGGCTATCGGAATTGCGGGTATGGATCGCGCCCTGCGGGCCAACGTGATTGCTAAATCGGGTAGGGCTGTCGAAACGGCGGGTGATATTGATACCCTGCTGCTGGATAAAACCGGCACCATCACCATTGGTAACCGGAAAGCAACGAATTTCTATCCGGCGCCCGGTATTCCCGAATCGGATATGATTCGGGCCTCGGCGCTTAGTTCGCTGGCCGATGAAACCCCGGAAGGCAAGTCGATTGTCGAACTGGCCCGCAGTGGTAACTGGGGGCCCGACGTGACTTCGCTACTGTCGACCGATGGCGCTACGCTGATCAAGTTTACTGCCGAAACACGTTCGTCGGGTATCGACATGCCCAGCGGTCCGAATGGCGCTCCGCTACGGATTCGGAAAGGGGCTACGGATTCGATTCGAAACATCGTCACGCGGGCGGGCAATACGTTTCCGGTCGAAACCGAAAATCAGGCGAAAAAAATTGCCGGTAATGGCGGAACACCCCTGGTCGTGATCGAGAACGAGCAGGTGCAGGGGGTTGTCGAACTGCAGGACGTTATCAAGCCGGGTATTTCGGAACGGTTCGACCGGTTACGGAAAATGGGCGTTAAAACCGTGATGGTCACGGGCGATAACCCCCTGACAGCCAAGTTTATTGCGGAGAAGGCGGGCGTCGATGATTACATCGCGGAAGCCAAGCCGGAAGATAAAATGAATTACATCCGCCATGAGCAAACCGGTGGTAAACTGGTAGCGATGATGGGCGACGGAACCAACGATGCCCCGGCGCTGGCCCAGGCCGATGTGGGTGTGGCGATGAACTCCGGCACCCAGGCAGCCAAAGAAGCCGGTAACATGGTGGACTTGGATAACGACCCGACCAAGCTGATCGAAGTCGTTGAAATTGGGAAGCAGTTGCTCATTACGCGGGGTACGCTGACCACCTTTTCGATTGCCAACGACGTGGCCAAGTATTTTGCCATCGTGCCGGCGCTGTTTGTTGTATCGATTCCGGCGCTGGAAGCGATCAATGTCATGAAACTGCACAGTTCGGAGTCGGCCATTCTGTCGGCGGTTATTTTCAACGCCATTATTATCCCAATGCTGATTCCGCTGGCCCTGCGCGGGGTTGAGTACAAACCCATTGGCGCATCGGCGCTGCTTCGGCGCAACCTGTTCATTTACGGCCTCGGCGGCATCGTCGCTCCATTCGTTGGCATCAAACTGATCGACCTGGTCGTGGGCCTGTTTGTCTAA
- a CDS encoding DUF418 domain-containing protein yields the protein METLVSPATGGYVADVRPVAQTERIQSLDVLRGVALLGILLMNIQGFGLTEASLQQLVRNPHGGNYWLMTLVHVLFENKMRALFSMLFGAGILLFLAKSRTGSGMAAPELLIRRQLWLIVFGLINAWGLLWHYDILFHYGIVGIFLFPFNRLSPRALLLCAVFTGLIYSGKVYWKFTEQKQAYAKFQQVTALEKKNKKGKLTDEQKDDKSAWEGMVKESQYDRKKDKADVLAMRSDYASVWNHQAPKIKRMEAPFFYQIGLWDITSMMLLGMALFKWGFFSNQLSTKDYALLATGGLLIGQVMAWFSLPTYEMAVVDFTRYVSRNSLPVSDFLMPFERAFSAIGWASLVLLLYRLGIASWLWKAVRSVGQMAFTNYLMQSVLCTLFFYGYGLGYYGDLKLYQLYFVVAEVWLIQTVFSTVWLTYFRFGPLEWLWRSLTYGAWQAMRLRSNPQPTATAAILA from the coding sequence ATGGAAACTTTAGTCTCTCCTGCAACGGGTGGGTACGTTGCAGATGTTCGCCCGGTTGCGCAGACGGAGCGTATTCAATCGCTGGATGTGTTGCGGGGTGTTGCCCTTCTTGGCATTCTGCTCATGAACATTCAGGGGTTCGGCCTCACCGAAGCCAGCCTTCAGCAACTTGTCCGAAATCCGCACGGGGGCAACTACTGGCTGATGACGCTGGTGCATGTGCTGTTTGAAAACAAGATGCGGGCGCTATTTTCCATGCTGTTTGGCGCAGGCATTCTTTTGTTTCTGGCCAAGAGCCGGACAGGTTCGGGCATGGCCGCCCCCGAGTTGTTGATCCGGCGTCAGCTATGGCTCATCGTTTTCGGACTGATCAATGCCTGGGGCTTGCTGTGGCATTACGACATTCTGTTTCACTACGGCATTGTAGGTATTTTCCTGTTTCCGTTCAATCGGTTGTCGCCCCGCGCTTTGCTGTTATGTGCCGTTTTTACGGGCCTGATTTACAGTGGTAAGGTGTACTGGAAATTTACGGAACAGAAGCAGGCGTATGCGAAATTTCAGCAGGTTACGGCCCTCGAAAAAAAGAACAAAAAGGGAAAGCTCACCGACGAACAAAAGGACGATAAGTCGGCCTGGGAAGGTATGGTGAAGGAGAGCCAGTATGATCGGAAAAAAGACAAAGCGGATGTGCTGGCGATGCGCTCCGACTATGCAAGCGTCTGGAACCATCAGGCGCCTAAAATCAAGCGGATGGAGGCTCCCTTTTTCTATCAGATCGGGTTGTGGGATATTACGTCGATGATGTTGCTGGGAATGGCGCTGTTCAAATGGGGTTTCTTCTCGAACCAGCTTTCCACAAAAGATTACGCGCTGCTGGCCACGGGTGGCTTGCTGATTGGGCAGGTAATGGCCTGGTTTTCATTGCCTACTTACGAGATGGCGGTCGTTGATTTTACCCGCTATGTTAGCCGCAACAGCCTCCCGGTTTCCGATTTTCTGATGCCGTTCGAACGAGCTTTTTCGGCCATCGGCTGGGCCAGTTTGGTGTTGCTGTTGTACCGGCTCGGCATCGCCAGTTGGCTCTGGAAAGCCGTCCGCTCGGTTGGGCAGATGGCCTTTACCAATTACCTGATGCAATCGGTGTTGTGCACGCTGTTCTTTTATGGGTATGGCCTGGGTTATTATGGCGATCTGAAACTGTATCAACTCTATTTTGTCGTTGCCGAGGTCTGGCTCATACAGACCGTCTTTAGTACTGTCTGGCTGACCTACTTCCGATTTGGGCCGCTGGAGTGGCTCTGGCGTTCGCTAACCTACGGTGCGTGGCAAGCGATGCGGTTACGATCGAACCCCCAACCCACGGCTACAGCCGCTATCCTTGCCTAG
- a CDS encoding DUF418 domain-containing protein produces METNPILPISADAAIAGLAATRPSDAQGVVHELAPQPVAKADRIQTIDLIRGMALLGILMMNIPGFGFLGSGFNAILRNPTGPDFYTFAIVGTAFEGTMRGLFSMLFGAGMVLFTQNKRELENGPTVAEYYYRRLLWLVLFGVINAYVLLWRGDILFFYGLCGMLLYPFRQTKAVWLIGLAVVCMGINSIRPELWYSNLRGNRAGYLEAVNLEKAHKKPTEKQKEAKAAWEKFEKNFAPNPKKDAKERKEMRSDYGTVFAHLLPENSNSETFYTYYGSWDMLLMMFIGMALLQWGFFSNKLPTSTYAVTLLVGYGLGLPISWFYAVVSQIDWVQHTGQMVDNYRTLPFQLYDIRRVLLALGHASLLLLVYRSQVVPWLMRALTAVGQMAFTNYLMQSIICTLFFHGYGLGYYGKLAHYELYYVVVGVWIFQLIVSPIWLQYFLFGPFEWLWRSLTYWKMQPMRRTLATV; encoded by the coding sequence ATGGAAACGAATCCAATTTTACCCATATCGGCTGATGCCGCCATAGCTGGGCTGGCCGCTACCCGGCCGTCCGATGCTCAGGGTGTTGTTCACGAACTGGCCCCGCAGCCAGTTGCCAAAGCGGACCGTATTCAAACCATCGACCTGATCAGGGGAATGGCACTGTTGGGTATTTTAATGATGAACATACCCGGCTTTGGTTTTCTGGGTTCTGGTTTCAACGCGATCCTCCGCAATCCAACGGGGCCTGATTTTTACACGTTCGCCATTGTAGGAACGGCTTTTGAAGGGACGATGCGCGGTTTGTTTTCCATGCTTTTCGGCGCTGGAATGGTGCTGTTTACACAAAATAAACGAGAACTGGAAAACGGCCCGACCGTTGCCGAGTACTATTATCGACGACTGCTGTGGCTGGTTTTGTTCGGCGTCATCAATGCGTACGTCCTCTTGTGGCGGGGCGATATTCTGTTCTTCTACGGCCTTTGTGGCATGCTGCTGTATCCCTTCCGCCAGACCAAAGCCGTCTGGCTAATTGGGCTGGCCGTGGTGTGCATGGGCATCAACAGCATTCGCCCCGAGTTGTGGTACAGTAATTTACGTGGGAATCGGGCGGGTTATCTGGAAGCCGTTAACCTGGAAAAAGCGCATAAAAAGCCCACGGAAAAACAGAAAGAAGCAAAGGCTGCCTGGGAGAAGTTTGAGAAGAACTTCGCGCCGAATCCTAAAAAAGATGCAAAAGAACGTAAAGAAATGCGAAGCGACTACGGTACGGTCTTCGCCCATTTACTCCCTGAAAACAGTAATTCCGAAACATTCTACACGTATTATGGCAGTTGGGATATGCTGCTAATGATGTTTATCGGCATGGCGCTTCTTCAGTGGGGGTTTTTCTCCAACAAGCTCCCTACCTCGACCTATGCGGTTACGCTGCTTGTAGGCTATGGCCTGGGATTGCCCATCAGTTGGTTTTACGCCGTCGTATCCCAGATCGACTGGGTACAACATACCGGACAGATGGTCGATAACTACCGAACGCTGCCGTTTCAACTTTACGATATCCGGCGGGTTTTGCTGGCCCTTGGGCACGCCAGTTTACTATTGCTCGTTTACCGGTCGCAGGTAGTGCCCTGGCTCATGCGGGCGCTTACGGCTGTAGGGCAAATGGCTTTCACTAATTACCTGATGCAGTCGATTATCTGCACACTGTTTTTTCACGGCTATGGGTTAGGGTATTACGGGAAACTAGCTCATTATGAGCTGTATTACGTAGTTGTCGGCGTGTGGATTTTTCAGCTGATCGTGTCGCCAATCTGGTTGCAGTACTTTCTGTTTGGTCCGTTTGAATGGCTCTGGCGTTCGCTCACCTACTGGAAAATGCAGCCCATGCGCCGGACATTAGCTACTGTTTAA
- a CDS encoding porin: MKKFITTVAVLIASFSIAVAQTTDSTTSSAPAPTAATTTANAGLTVSGYVEAYYAHDFTAPKTSQERPGFLYNHKRNREVNVNLAFIKGAYTSDRVRANLAIQVGTYAQYNYAAEQPLVRNIYEANAGVKLSKTKDLWLDAGIFPSHIGFESAISKDCWTLTRSILAENSPYYLSGAKLTYNTPNGKWTLLGSVLNGWQRIAKLPGYSGPSLSTQVQYKPNANLVLNWSSFLGSDRPDSLKQTRFFNNFYAIINPNRRVSAILGFDLGADRKPIGAGDRRVGSGSYVWYSPVAIVRYSVSDAVKLAGRVEYYDDKNGVIIATGTPNGFKTWGYSLNIDYAILPNALFRVEGKVYDSQDAIFDSKTNLSKTNTALTTSLAVSF; encoded by the coding sequence ATGAAAAAGTTTATTACCACAGTAGCCGTTTTAATAGCCAGTTTCTCAATTGCTGTAGCGCAAACGACGGATTCAACTACGTCGTCGGCTCCAGCGCCGACGGCTGCCACCACGACAGCCAACGCCGGACTAACCGTTTCCGGCTATGTCGAAGCCTATTACGCACACGATTTTACGGCCCCCAAAACCAGTCAGGAGCGGCCCGGATTTTTATACAACCACAAACGGAATCGGGAAGTGAACGTGAACCTGGCGTTTATTAAAGGTGCCTACACCAGCGACCGGGTCCGGGCTAATCTCGCCATTCAGGTGGGCACCTATGCGCAGTATAATTATGCCGCCGAGCAACCGCTGGTAAGGAATATTTATGAAGCTAATGCGGGTGTAAAGTTGAGTAAAACAAAGGACTTGTGGCTGGATGCGGGTATTTTTCCGTCCCATATTGGCTTCGAAAGCGCCATCTCGAAAGATTGCTGGACATTGACCCGAAGTATACTGGCTGAGAATTCACCGTACTACCTGTCGGGCGCCAAGCTGACCTACAATACCCCGAATGGCAAATGGACCTTGCTGGGATCCGTACTGAATGGCTGGCAGCGGATTGCCAAACTGCCGGGTTATTCGGGGCCGTCGCTCAGCACACAGGTCCAGTATAAACCCAACGCCAATCTGGTCCTGAACTGGAGTTCGTTTCTGGGCAGCGACCGGCCTGATTCGTTGAAGCAGACGCGCTTTTTTAACAATTTCTACGCCATCATCAATCCCAATCGGCGGGTGAGCGCCATTCTTGGTTTCGACCTTGGCGCCGATCGGAAGCCCATCGGTGCGGGTGATCGGCGGGTCGGGTCCGGGAGTTATGTCTGGTATTCGCCGGTGGCCATTGTCCGGTATTCGGTAAGCGACGCGGTTAAGCTGGCGGGACGGGTTGAGTATTACGATGACAAGAATGGGGTGATTATTGCTACCGGAACGCCCAACGGATTCAAAACCTGGGGGTATTCGCTCAACATCGATTATGCTATTCTGCCCAATGCCCTGTTCAGAGTGGAGGGGAAAGTGTATGATAGTCAAGATGCTATCTTTGACTCGAAAACCAATCTGAGCAAAACAAATACAGCTTTGACAACGAGTTTAGCGGTTAGTTTTTAA
- a CDS encoding K(+)-transporting ATPase subunit C: protein MKNHIAPAIRLTLVLLVILSIVYPLVVAGVARFAPGEGKGETVTANGKIVGYALVGQKFTEDRYFNGRPSAVDYNASGSAGSNKGPSNPDYLKTVQARIDTFLVHNPSVRKEDIPAELVTASGSGLDPDLSPVAAKIQVARVAKIRGISTERLTQLVDEHTKGPLMGLFGPSTVNVLALNVALDQLK, encoded by the coding sequence ATGAAAAATCACATCGCTCCAGCCATTCGCCTGACGCTCGTTCTGCTGGTCATTCTGTCCATTGTTTATCCGCTTGTGGTAGCGGGCGTTGCCCGGTTTGCACCGGGAGAAGGGAAAGGGGAAACCGTAACGGCCAACGGAAAAATAGTTGGTTATGCCTTAGTTGGTCAAAAGTTTACCGAAGATCGTTATTTCAATGGTCGTCCGTCGGCCGTAGACTACAATGCGTCTGGTTCGGCGGGGTCCAACAAAGGCCCTTCGAACCCCGATTACCTGAAAACGGTTCAGGCGCGTATCGACACCTTTCTGGTGCATAATCCCAGCGTTCGGAAAGAGGATATTCCCGCTGAGTTAGTTACTGCATCGGGTTCAGGGCTCGATCCGGACTTGTCGCCTGTAGCGGCCAAAATTCAGGTGGCACGGGTAGCTAAAATTCGGGGTATCTCCACGGAACGGCTAACACAACTGGTTGATGAACACACGAAAGGCCCATTGATGGGTTTGTTCGGTCCGTCGACCGTGAATGTACTGGCCCTGAACGTTGCGCTGGACCAACTTAAGTAA